The following is a genomic window from Gammaproteobacteria bacterium.
TTCCACCCTGACCGCGTCGCCTCACGCATCCTCGGCATGGGCGATGTATTGAGTCTGGTGGAAGAGGTCGAACGAAGCATCGACCGTGACCAGGCGGAAAAACTCGCGGGCAAACTCAAAAAAGGCAAGGGCTTTGACCTGGAGGATTTCCGCGACCAGATGCAGCAAATGCGCAAAATGGGCGGCATGGCGAGCTTGATGGACAAGCTGCCGGGCATGTCCAACGTGCCACAAAAGGTCAAGGATCAGGTCAACGACAAAGAGGTGGTGCGCATGGAGGCGATCATCAACTCGATGACCCGCCAGGAGCGCCGCGCCCCTGACGTCATCAAAGGCTCACGCAAGCGCCGCATCGCCGCCGGGTCTGGCGTCCAGGTGCAGGATGTCAACCGCCTGCTCAAGCAGTTCGATCAGATGCAGCGGATGATGAAGCAGATGTCCAAGGGCGGCGGCATCGCCAAACTGATGCGCGGGATGAAAGGGCGACTGCCTTTTTAATCAGGGATGATGGCTGCACACCAGACATTTCGCATCAGCGGCATCAGGCTGCTGGCGCCAGCTCTTGGTGCTGTGGTCATATTGGCCGTCACTGCTCTAGGGATATGGCATGACAAGGCGCAGTTCGAGCTGGGTTACGCCTACTACTCCGGCAACTTCCACGGTTGGACAGTGGGTTTTGCCCAGAACCACACGAAGGCTGCGCAGTGGTTACAGAAAGCGGCCGAGCGCGGTCACCCGAGAGCACAGCACACCCTTGGCATCCTTTATGCCCATGGCTGGGGCGTCACGAAGAATGAGGCTCAGTCTGTCCAATGGTTTACGCTAGCTGCTCAGCGAGGCTATGGGCCGTCCATGTACCATCTTGGCTGGATGTATCACAAGGGAGATGGTGTGCCACAAAACTACACCC
Proteins encoded in this region:
- a CDS encoding sel1 repeat family protein, translating into MAAHQTFRISGIRLLAPALGAVVILAVTALGIWHDKAQFELGYAYYSGNFHGWTVGFAQNHTKAAQWLQKAAERGHPRAQHTLGILYAHGWGVTKNEAQSVQWFTLAAQRGYGPSMYHLGWMYHKGDGVPQNYTRSMRLMRDAAEQGMAAAHYALGSFFEHGNGVAPDPVVALKWYTLAAYFSNNLPKPFDNAAVAIRATAAHDGLIARMNPPQVAQGQRLVGEWLTARKPGLGLHVKSGQ